Proteins from a single region of Oncorhynchus tshawytscha isolate Ot180627B linkage group LG03, Otsh_v2.0, whole genome shotgun sequence:
- the LOC112241042 gene encoding chromatin assembly factor 1 subunit B produces MKVITCEIAWHNKEPVYSLDFQHNSEGRIHRLATAGVDTTVRLWRVEMGPDGKAVVDFLSNLARHTKAVNVVRFCPNSELLASGGDDSAILLWKLNDNKEPEQAPSFQEEEDSQLNKESWSVVKTLRGHIEDVYDISWTRDGNFMVSGSVDNTAIMWDVTKGQKLCIFNDHKSYVQGVTWDPLGQYVATLSCDRVMRVYSTQSRRKVYSVSKMSSGSAAEGEVKQYRMFHDDSMRSFFRRLTFTPDGSFLLAPAGCVEAGENITNTTYVFSRKSLKRPIAHLPCPAKATLAVRCCPVYFELRTKKGEDGSAQPLPNTFGLPYRLVFAVASEDSIFLYDTQQTLPFGYVSNIHYHTLSDLTWSRDGSFLAVSSTDGYCSFLSFSPGELGTPLKEPPVLEVVTPGNGLEKKGKKVATARTVSPVPKTTESTAPIHPTPKEAPSTPISSLTSPGTPLTPGGEEKKNPGRAKTQPRRITLNTLEGWGKPSTPKAPAASAPKTPTTASTSTPSTPQQPRLTLSTPNTPLAPSIAQPCLTPKAQCSSGKTLGPSTPKASTTPKASTTPKGPAPRRISLTPVISRSPAAFSTPSSTEKAKHERPSPPTDPVCQPPESKRTKTNTLAGKTGVAPASGSTPKP; encoded by the exons ATGAAGGTGATAACATGTGAGATTGCGTGGCACAACAAAGAACCTGTCTACAGTCTGGACTTCCAGCACAACTCAGAGGGCCGCATACACAGGCTGGCCACAGCAGGAGTGGACACCACTGTCAGG TTGTGGCGTGTGGAGATGGGGCCTGATGGGAAAGCAGTGGTGGACTTCCTGTCCAACCTTGCACGGCACACCAAGGCTGTCAACGTGGTGCGCTTCTGCCCCAACAGTGAGCTGCTTGCTTCTGGAGGAGATG ATTCAGCCATCCTGCTGTGGAAGCTGAATGACAATAAGGAGCCTGAGCAGGCCCCGTCgttccaggaggaggaggatagtcAGCTCAACAAGGAGAGCTGGAGCGTGGTCAAGACCCTGCG GGGACATATTGAGGATGTATATGATATCAGCTGGACCCGGGATGGGAACTTCATGGTCTCTGGTTCTGTGGACAACACTGCCATTATGTGGGATGTAACAAAGG GTCAGAAGCTGTGCATCTTTAACGACCATAAGAGCTATGTGCAGGGAGTGACCTGGGACCCGCTGGGCCAGTATGTGGCCACACTCAGCTGTGACAG GGTGATGCGTGTGTACAGTACTCAGAGCAGGAGGAAAGTCTACAGTGTCAGTAAGATGAGCTCTGGATCAGCTGCGGAGGGAGAG GTGAAACAGTACCGAATGTTCCATGATGACAGCATGAGGTCTTTCTTCAGACGCCTCACCTTCACACCGGACGGCTCCTTCCTGCTCGCCCCAG caggGTGTGTGGAGGCGGGGGAGAACATCACCAACACCACCTACGTCTTCTCCAGAAAGAGCCTCAAGAG GCCCATAGCTCACCTGCCTTGCCCTGCTAAAGCCACCCTGGCTGTACGCTGTTGCCCTGTCTACTTTGAGCTGAGGACCAAGAAGGGAGAGG ATGGCAGTGCCCAGCCCCTGCCCAACACGTTTGGCTTGCCCTACAGACTGGTGTTTGCTGTGGCCTCTGAGGATTCCATCTTCCTCTATGACACTCAGCAGACCCTACCTTTCGGCTACGTCTCCAACATCCACTACCACACACTCAGCGACCTCACCTG GTCTCGGGATGGTTCCTTCCTGGCGGTGTCGTCTACAGATGGCTACTGCTCCTTCCTGTCCTTCTCCCCTGGCGAGCTGGGCACGCCCCTCAAGGAGCCCCCTGTCCTGGAGGTCGTCACCCCTGGCAACGGGCTCGAAAAGAAGGGCAAGAAGGTTGCAACGGCCCGCACGGTGTCCCCCGTCCCCAAAACAACAGAGAGCACCGCCCCTATTCACCCCACCCCTAAAGAGGCCCCCAgcacccccatctcctccctcacctcccctgGCACCCCCCTGACccctgggggagaggagaagaagaacccTGGTAGGGCCAAGACCCAGCCCCGTAGGATCACCCTCAACACCCTGGAGGGGTGGGGCAAGCCCAGCACCCCCAAAGCGCCTGCTGCTAGTGCCCCCAAAACCCCCACCACGGCCAGCACCAGCACACCCTCCACCCCTCAGCAGCCTCGCCTCACCCTCTCTACCCCCAACACCCCCCTCGCCCCCTCTATAGCCCAGCCCTGCCTCACGCCAAAAGCCCAATGCAGCAGCGGTAAAACCCTGGGCCCCAGCACCCCTAAAGCTAGCACCACCCCTAAAGCTAGCACCACCCCTAAAGGGCCTGCCCCCAG ACGGATATCTCTAACTCCTGTCATCTCCAgatctccagctgccttcagcaCACCCTCCTCCACAGAGAAAGCCAAACATG AACGGCCCTCTCCCCCCACTGACCCTGTGTGCCAGCCCCCAGAGTCCAAGCGGACCAAAACCAACACCCTGGCAGGCAAGACAGGGGTGGCTCCAGCCTCAGGGTCAACACCCAAACCCTAA